In Geotalea uraniireducens, one genomic interval encodes:
- a CDS encoding transposase, whose protein sequence is MARIARVIAPGLPHHVTQRGNRRQQTFFSDDDYQAYLELMAEWCGKYQVQIWAYCVMPNHVHLIAVPETEDGLARAIGEAHRRYTRRINFREKWRGHLWQERFASFPMDERYLLAAARYVEMNPVAAGMVALPGEYRWSSAAAHLAGNDDPLVKVKPLLDIVSDWQQFLALTDEDELTLLKKHERSGRPLGEVSFVERLEGELERLLRPAKRGPKPKGK, encoded by the coding sequence ATGGCACGCATCGCACGAGTAATAGCTCCTGGACTTCCGCACCACGTTACGCAACGCGGCAATCGCCGCCAACAAACCTTTTTTAGTGATGATGATTATCAGGCCTATCTGGAGTTGATGGCCGAATGGTGCGGCAAATATCAGGTTCAGATCTGGGCTTATTGCGTGATGCCGAACCATGTTCATCTCATTGCCGTTCCTGAAACGGAAGACGGGTTGGCGCGAGCGATTGGCGAAGCTCACCGCCGATACACCAGACGGATCAATTTCCGGGAGAAGTGGCGCGGGCATCTCTGGCAGGAACGATTTGCGTCGTTTCCCATGGACGAAAGATATTTGCTCGCCGCTGCCCGCTATGTAGAAATGAATCCTGTTGCTGCCGGCATGGTCGCCCTTCCCGGAGAGTATCGCTGGAGCAGTGCCGCTGCCCATCTTGCCGGGAACGATGACCCGCTTGTAAAGGTCAAGCCGCTGTTGGACATTGTAAGTGACTGGCAGCAATTTCTGGCTCTGACGGATGAGGATGAGCTTACCTTGCTGAAAAAACACGAGCGTAGTGGCCGGCCGCTTGGGGAAGTATCGTTTGTCGAGCGCTTGGAGGGAGAACTGGAGCGACTGCTCAGGCCGGCGAAGAGAGGACCGAAGCCAAAGGGAAAGTAA